The sequence CTTCTTTCCTCTTGGAATGAGTGCATAAAATCTGACCACCCCATTTCTGTACAAGTTCTTTCATTAACTCCCACCTAGATTTTGTTTCATCCTTTTAATCCGCAATGACTGATGCATGAGGTCACCCCCTTCCTCATCTTTGGTTCTTTCTCCAAagcatttttattcaatttttttctttttgtagtaCAATCTGCAAGGTCATGATTCCAAAGCAccaaactattaaaaaattggaaattgcAAAGAGAGAatccaattttatttcataGCCCATGTTACATGCCAGAGCTGGAAACCCACTCAGTAGCACATGTTCCTTAACTAAGaattaataattaaacaaaagagAGTATGATTCAGCCTAGCATATATATCACATTTCACCGACTGATGGGCAAGAAAGTATGTAATTTCCACAGTATAATCAATTTCCCATACTGATTTCTAGCCCAACTGAGCAGCTAGCTAGATATGTTTAAATCTATACACCAATTTACTGTgccaaaatatgaattcaaacaCCCAACTCATAGATGAACAAGTAAATTGTGTATTACTTTGTTTGAGAATTGAATTTTACTTCAATGGAAATAGTGCTACTAGCTTTCTAGGGCCATGGCCAAAAGTTATGTTGTTCTTCAATGCCAGTAAACATGTTGCAGAAGCTTTCATCTTGAGCCATGTGGTCAATTTTTAAGGATTGGAGATCTGGTCTTGATGAGCCTTGGAGGAGTTGGGTCATGCTTGTAGGCCTAAGGGATGAAGGGAATAGGTGGTGACTGCTTAACTGTGAAGATACTGGACTGTTCATTACTGGTGTTCTTGAAATATCCAAATTGATATCACAACTATTCTCACTTCCATTGCTCCAAGAACCCTCAGCTTCTTTCTTGATGCATTTAACCCCAACTTcatttttgtctctattttttagAGCCAACAACTGCAGCATTACAATAAAAGCAATTAAATCAAGACGAAGCAATAGTAAGTCAGAATGAGAATACTTAATTAACATCCTGTTCTAAAtcaaacatataaaatacttaaTTGCAACTAGGGCTACTTGAAAGGTAccattgtgatttgtgattaatataatttttgttccTAAGATGCACAGTTCTGACACTGACACTTAAGAATAGTGATGATCAACTAATAATCAAGAAATAGTGTTAAGAAAAAGGAGTCGTTCACTTTTAGAAGTCATTGTTAATGGTAGATCAAGAACCAGGCAATAAAATTAAGGCGTTCTCCTTGATAAACGATGCTCCAAAATTCTATCTACCTAGACTTCTTCAACTTCATTCTTAGAAGACAAACATATATACTGGTGCCTAAGAAGCATACAAGGAGGAGCAAGTTTTCCACTTTCATTTATTACTTGTAGACTCTCAACTGTAGAATAACACAAAATTGGAAAGTCAAGATAAAGAGGAACAAGAACCGAAAAGCTATATATATGCAAAATCTAAACATGCCAAGATCATAAATTTCCTTATTTAATTCTTTTGAGAACCCAAAAAGCTATATATTTGCAAAAATTAAACATGCCCAGACCATGAATTTCCaagtttatttctctttcatATACAAAACCAAATATATGAACAAGCTAGCTAAACTAAATCCATTTGGTCCAGTGGGGATTGAAACTATTACCTCAGCAGTAAGTTTCTTGTTCTGGGACTGAAGGCTATCATTGTCAGCCTTGAGTGCTTCAAACTGTTTCTTCAAGACCTCATAGTCTTTCTCCAATTGCTTGGTCTTCCACCTTGCCCTCCTGTTTTGGAACCAAATGGCAATCTGTCTTGGTTGCAGCCCCAAAGCCTTAGCCAGTTGCATTTTCCTCTCAGGCTCAAGCTTGTTTCCAATCTCAAAGCTCTTCTCAAGTGCCTTCACTTGTTCTAAATTcagcctcttcttcttctctccaaGCTGTGATCCGTCATCAGAAAGCTCATCATCTCCATGCACTACTTCTTCACACTTATTATTGTCTACACCTGAAAATGACATAGATCTCTTCATCAAGAATGGCACAGCACCTGAAACAATAGCAccccaaaataaatcaattaataaaaaataattgtaaataattaaatttaataaaccATCAACTTATTAagcataagagagagagagagagagagagagagagagagaccatgGTAGTGTTGAGGAGGACATGAAGGAAAGGTGTTAGAGGAAGGGAGGTGATCTTGATCTTCATGAGTTTGGAACATGAAACCATGAGAAGATGGGAAGGCCATGGTTTTGGAGTTGTAAAAATTGTATCATGCATGCATTTTGGGTTTGAGGATCCTTTTGCACCAATTTATGGGGGTGTGGGTTATGGTCTGGCTCTTACTCTCATGGTTATGACAGGTCTTTAGAAAGATGAGGTGATGGGTGCGGAGACTGAATTGGACAGCGATATttaggttgagagagagaaagagcagTGTGAACTGTGAACGAGAGGTCCAAATTGTGAAATAGTATATCACAGAAGTGAGCTTTCGTGGACCCATCCTCTGATAGTGATTtgggactctctctctctctctcatatgacTAGCATGAAGGATATAGGCTTTAGGTTAAATGACCTGAAGTTTTACTTCTAGCCAGAAAATCAAAGTTAATGGTTAGAAATTTCAATTGATGGCCTcagaaatttcatcaaaaatTCTATGAACCTCTAAGATAATCTTTAAAAATTAACATGCTAATGAATGTGATTATttgatgttaaaaatataataaataaaagtcataattatttgtttgtattttttttttttttgaaaataaagaaagttgacattaatttataagaaaaattagTCAAAATCAACTTAGAAGACATTAGTTAAATGTGAAAGAACATCtttcatttatataaaataattactaACATGTATCGTATGTTTAACTACGTTATGAGATACATAATTACCTAATCTATGAGTATGAGAAAAGAGACTGAGCTAAAAGCAACCAGAGAAAGTTTAGCCACTGAAATCCGATAACCAAAGGTAGCAAAGGAGACCTCTTCACTCTTCAAGACTTTTATGTGACTTTGGAGTCCCCTTCAATAATGACTGAATGAAGACCCAACTCCAAAGCAAAGGAAATGGCTTTGAGAGTTGCCAAGGCTTCCACCTCATCTGAAGACTGTGGGAGACGGACTTTCTATGCAATAACCTGCCCCGATGGTGTCACATTAGTTTACAAAATGttatattctaaaatatttagtatcCCTAgcattaataagaaaaataataatgaatttgaTGATTTAGTGACTTACACGGTAGTTATGGGATGACACCAACAATAACTAAGCTTCATCCTCAAAGCTTGGAAAATAATCCCATTTATTTAAAACATTTCTATTTTATGcttcaaaatcaaatatttacAAATAGTATATCCAAGTTATATGATGTGACTTTATGGGAATTATtagattcaagaaaaaaaaatcataattatgaAATGGACTCTTTCTATTTCAAGTGAAATTGATAAGATTGTCTTCTTTCAGGCTGGCTATAGATCTTCAGCAAATTAATTACAGCCTACTATATATTTATGTTCcttgaataaaatttctctaTTCTAATTTTAGTTTTCCACTTCATATTCACCAATTACAATATATTatgtgtcattttttttcattttaaactttgctTACTTgataagaaaagagaaaaataatgtgttaatttgcaatttttttagtGGTAATGGGATTTAAAGTGTAGTACTCAAAATAgatatagaattttttataaaaaaaattattattccaTTGTTCTATTCTGTCCTCTGTCACTAATTtatcctttatatatatatatatatatatatatattttcactcCGTTTGTCTATGAAAACAATCTCTGAAAAGATGacactttaaaatttattgcaacTACAAAAATGCTCTTCAAAAGCATTTTATGCTTTTGAATCCAAACAAAATCACTAATATTGCATATAGGCACAAACTTGATGCAGGTGGTGGTCGCGGCAGCAATAGAGGTCTCAAGTGGTAACTCTAGAGTTGTGTGGTGAATTTGGTGATGGCATTAGAGATGGTGACGATGGTGGCGATGACTAAAAAGGCATGTGAGGTGATGGTGAGGACTGTAGTGATGGCAAAAATAATAGTGGCACCACAAAGAAATGGAGGGTGTGAGGgcacagtaaaaaaaaaaaaaaaacgttttctACTTTTAATCTTtgattcatttttcattttaccaAATAGCAAAAGATGCGAAAAATAGAAAGTGTTTTCATTCCACTGAAACAAAGAGACATTTGTGCagaatttgtttcttttaaatgaaactaaaaaaataatgtttaaattgaCTATTAAAAACAGATGTGATTGAGGTACATTAAATTGTAGCCTCGACCATAAgtaaataatcatttaaaaaaattaaccaataGGAAACagtgattttatttattcttgtacAGGAACATCCTGCTCATGCTGGCTGTCTCGTAAGTAGTCCTTTCACATAAGACATTCGTCTCCATCAATGAGCCTGCAGCCAACAAATTAAGTTTTCCTGGCCAGTGGCCACCACCAGAGCAGAAATGAATGCCACTAgggttatccaaaaaaaaaaaaaaaaaacctcgagAAAAATGCTCTAAGCTCCAGTTGAAAACCATCTCCagtaaaactgtaaaaaaagaaaagttttcctATAATGGTAAACTGTCTTAAttaatctcaatttttttttttggggtggagAAACTGACTCCTGACTCCCTGGTAAAATTGTAAAAGattaaaggagaaaaagaaaaaaaaaaagaaaaaaaaaaggagtaaaatAATGATATAGAAGACTACTAGGAAAGAAATCCTTTCCAACAATCCTAAAACGCCCATCAAGTGTTTCCACAATCAAAGGCCATGTGTGACGAGGAAACTTGGGAACATGAATATCCAGAATCCAaggagaaaatataataaacaattGCTTTAGATTTCTCATATTCTTTCTAGAAAATTACATCTCTGCATGGTAGACCTTGTATTATCAATTAATCATAATCTTGAGTCTGGAACTGGCTGTAgaattatgttaattttctaTTCACAATATACCTATTCTGTGTGTCACcttgtgttttgaaaaaaaaaaaaaaaaatcattgtcaGGGATTGGAGAGCATGGCAAGGACAATAAActaaatatcattttcatgaATGAAAACCAACATGTCCTCCTAGGTGTAGGCGTACCATTAGAAAGAAAAGGcataaaattgtttgttttgttttgttttttgtgatctaatattgattttttttaagaccTTATTatgatcaaatttaaaattaaaatatatttgttagtTACAATTCATTGATCATGTTTATCCAAGCCATTAGCCAATCATCCCAAATAATGTGCAAGGATATATAATTGAGTGGTGAATTGCAAAACATGATGAGATTCCAAGTCTATCAAAATAGGGTGGCATCTTTCTCCCAATTCCTTACAATGTCCTTTCCTTTCACCTTTTGATAGAGTAGCAGATTGGCCCTTATGTGGGAATAAGTATGGGATGGGTGTGTGTCATTTATCCATTGATGGAGAAATCATTTGTTGCTATCACTTTTCTAGTGCTAAGTGTATCTGAGGGAACTAAGAGACCCACCTTCCCCTATTCACTgattcacatatatatatatttgtggtgGAGAAGGTGTGTGATGAGATGTTTTAAGGTGTGGTCCTACAATGTACTGCCTTAAGCTTAGCCTGTCCACAACAAAGCTCCCCACATGCCTTTATTAGAAGTTTAGAGGGGTACCCTTTGGAATAGGGTGGATCCATGTTATTCCTTGTTGCTCATCacctcaaaattttaattaaactaaGTGCTCTGAATCTTCTCCACATGCCCTCCTGTTCCCATGTGCCTTTGCTTTAtccttctccctctctctctctctctctctctctcttttggggATCATCTAAAACATATAGTTCTTTATTGTTATACATGTTTTTGCTAGCTAGACTTCTTTAATATCAAGTGGTTCTTCTGTTCTACAATGTTCATGTTAGCTAGTTTTGTTACACCTTATCAACTTGTTAATATATGGGACTTattgcttttccttttcctttataGACCAATGAGTTGATTCAGCTAGCTATCCTAGGTATTTTTCTTAGGGATTTCAAGCAATACTAATTATGTCCTTGTAACCAATGAAATACAAGGCACATCATTGGATAAGCATCTATGTGGGCCATAAATAATCCACCAAATATCTTGTTCACTAGCTAATCTACCGACTTTTCCCCCTAATCATAGTTGTAGAGTTTGTAGGCACTTTGAAAAGGGattcaaaataaaacccaaaattttaatgTGCATAAAGTTGGTTGGAGAACTAGTGACATGCATTAATGTTTACAAAAACAAGTTATTGTACAAGAGTGCTGGGATATCGACATCATTATGGGCTAAACATCTACTATTGGATGAGATTCAGCACTGTATCTTCTTAATTAGCATGAGTTTAAACTCTGTCATTAGTAACAGTGTATAGTTTGAACTTCCCAGAACTGtttgtttctactttctttCTAAAATGCACTTATGAAGATATTTTCCCAATTTATAACCatattattgaacaaaaaataaggTGAAGAGTTTAGGTACTATCAACTATGTGATACAAAGTGGCAAATTGAAAACTGCCTCCATATATACTCCataaataataactagtcgTACCTTAATTAGATACAAAGAAATGTCAGAATTGGATTATGCAAGCTGCAACAACAATTAAGATTCACCCCCACATGATAAAACCAGTAGTGTCTCATTTACGTCTCGAtcttgttttcttctctctcttttttttttttttttttttttttgcccttttatgaattgatttttttttttttttgggggatgaaaaaaatatttatttttcactgaTATGAGGATTGTCCTTATTAATTAGTGCTTACTAATAAACAatacaaagaaacaaaacttCCACGGTTCCTACTTCCTTAATTCCAAAGAAATATCCGGCCCATATAGAAATATGTCTCTATGTGAACAGTAAATTCTTTCTGTGGTCAAGAAGTATTCTATGCTTCTTTGAGTCCTACAATTAAATCCCAGGGCATATAATTGAGTTTGAACCCAATAAGGTATAGTACTCCACGGAGGAAGGAACTACATATAgaaaggatttttctttttttctttttagatataatgaaatttatagtgtctatttcatgataattattctttatcaatAAGTTAAGACACTaatcaatttctttttgtaAACGAGatttaaattccaaatttttacgacaaaaactttactagtttgaaTCAATTGAAATCCACTACAAAATGATTAATCATTCACAATACATACTTCCGTGGTCTAAAATTGTTTcgttttaatttcttttattactttttttttttttttgagggacctcttttatttcatatatgaaagaaaaattctaCAATATCCGTACATATACTATTTTTGgtataatgtttttattagaAACAGCCTAACAGGATAATATGTAATGATAATTTTGTCACGTTCCTAAATAACTAACATCTTATTTAGTAACTCTACTGCAAGGAGCACCTACACAAAATCCAAACCACATAATACAAGTTTATAAGTTAGTGGCTTAGTAAACCACGTGAAGAAAATAAGAGGCACTTggtttgttattaaaaaaaaaaaaaaaaaatgtgtagagCAACTGCAAGCCTTTTATTAACAAAGTAATGTTATTGacacaacaattttcataataaattttataactatCAAGTAATTAACATTtgataagttattattgattctcATTTTATCATATCACTTATATATACTACTTTATTAACCACCATTAACAACTTAGCACCACAAgcaattatgaaatttgttataaattatattgtgtTAACTGGTTTTGTATGCATCAAAACCAAAGTTGACTACACAATTATGTTAATGGATACGTGACATATTTTAGAtttatacttaaattttttttctatgtgtTATGAATTAAGTGGGTTATAAGGTTGTTGAgaataattggtttttttttttttttggctaaatataattgGAATTACAAAAGATCTTTGGCAATGAAAAATGGAAATTTACAGAAGATTTTTGGTTATTGTAGGGGGAATGCTTGTTGCGATAGGTACAAGAGTACTAAGAAAGGGTTTAATGCACTCAAAGATTttcaaagagtttagaattaaGATTTtgagtataagtgcttgtggagtaTGGGGGGCAAAGGTCGGGATTCAAGTTTCCAGGAGAtaattttacacacatatacacttagattatgctagagtagaaattctatcttataaaaaaaaaagattttgaggtTAATAATGTGTCTACTAAAGGTCTGTTTGGGATctgtttattttactgaaactgaaatttttttgctataagtactgtaaataaaagtaaaagttagctgaaatagtacagtgaaacccatgaatagtacaaaaaagtgcagtggaaactatgaataatagcaaaaataagctaaatagtaaaataagttggtaaaattaatcatgccaaacaGACACTAATAGCataaattttctctatttaacAGTGCTACAAATGGGGAGCAATGTCTAATAAAGAATGTGGAGATGTCAAGCTAACTACAAATGATAAGGATAGGGTAAAAGGTTTAAATGGTCTTGGGTAGGGGAGTATTCTCCTTTCACTAGAGATTGTTGAGCCTCTTGAAAGAAGGTTTAATAAACATCGAACAAATAGTTTCAagaatattttatcttttgacaaGGGAGAACCAAGGAATCAGAGTAAGAATGTCCAAAAGatcagacttttttttttttggatgaaacaAAGATAAGACTAATCTTTAAGAAAGAACGTTGTTGACTTAGATGAAGCTTTTTTGGTTCTTTATAGCTCACACAAAACCAATTTACAAGTGGAATAGTAAACCATGTGAAGAAAAAGGATTCCTAAAGCATCTTGAAGTATAATCTATGAAATTTACTATGAATGAATTGCATGTGCATATTAccaataaaatatcaaatataaatatgaatttaatattatttgaaCTTAGTTACAAACTTATACAATCCATTCACAAGTCTATATAAATATGTTTTTCgacaaatatacatataaaaatataagattatacATAGTTAAAATCAAACCTGCATATTCATGAGtttatttacaaatatattattatgtttgaactTGACTTGTTTAATAGTTAGTTTAAACTTGTGTTCAaatttgacttattttttaaacaaacgACCATAAACAAACTTTTTCTCAAATTCTGTTCCCGAGTAGCTTAATTCATTTACCGTCATTGCTAAAAGGCACACGCACAAgtgaagatgaaaaaaaaaattgacagaaAGACGACATTTTGTCCAGCCCCTTTTCTAGTTCAAGCTGAGCTGAAGAACTTATTCTCGTGGGCTGGTTCGAATGGTTTCCGAAGATTCTACATGCTCAGCCCTGGCTATATATGCTCATTACAAATAACCCAAACCCCACCATTTCAATGTTGTGGTCAGTGGTCACTGCTTGGACCTCcacttcaacttttttttttcttccttctgaCCCAGTGACCCTACACTCACGTAGTATTATCAAATCAAAACTGAGATGCCTTTATTGAAAcagcttttaaatttttttttcccttaaaagtTTTTTGTCCACAGAGTATCAGACCAATAAGGCTTGTAACAATTTGTAGGAAATGGACCAGAATGTCTTCCATCAATTTTGAGctattctaaaatatatatgagaatTTTCAAACCTAAACCCCCTTCAATTATTTAATTCTCATATATATAACctttaaatttcaaaccacatTTTTATAAGCCTAAAGTTTTAATCCatcttttttcaaatttgagtcCACCTTTCTTGAGCCACAAAAAAGGCATTTAAAGAAGAGTGTtgcctttgttttgttttgtcacTAATGCAATAATGCATACAATTTGTAAAGGACAAAATTTCCTCTAAATCAAGTTGAAAGGATCTCTTCCAACCAATTACATTTACATGTTGATTCAAATGATTAGTCACTTAAAAAgtcaaataattattaaataaatcatGTTACTAAAAGTGATGTAAATTAAATGCTCATTTCAGTTACATTGTTGATTTGTAAACTACCTCAGTTTTAGGacgaaaattttgaattaaattttttttttttttttggggtgacaATACAATCGCTTGCTCAATTTTATTGTTGGGATTTGGAACTTCTAAAGTTTTTAGGATAACTCCACAATGaaattcttaaatttatatcaattcGTTTCGAAACAAGTGATTTTCgtcaattatttaaataaatatcaaaagaaatattattagtGAAGCTTTTGCCAAACTGGGCCTAATATAATAAGTCATACAATGTTGATTTGGGCCAGAAGTTCAGATTGAAGTCTATCGTGAGCCGTCTGCACAATAACCTTACGGGCCTTACCCATGTCTTCAAGTTGACTTCTCTCTGTAAGGCTTCTTCTTGAGAGCACAGGGTCCAAATGACCCCTAATTCAAGACATTTTCTTGCGAAATATCTTACTTCCATCCCACTTCCCATTATCAACTTATGAGGTGAggaattttaactttttaaaaaagtgggttttctttcttctataATCTATATTCTTTTccctcaaagaaaaaaaatatctatattCTTTATAATATCAAATGCTGAAGTGTGtcatttattgttattatactTATGTTGAGCCATATTGGTATGGCATTTCGGTTTATTTAGATCACTTTGATCCATTTCAATTGTAAGATCTATTAGTAAATGAGTAAAtaagttaatttaattattttctctaaatttattAGTATATGAAgttatttatgtgttttttaaattaatataaatcaaacaataaagatattttaaataattcatcTTATGAATGtgttcatttaaaattttagtataaaaagaTATTTAAAGGATATTGTTTACTAACTAAAGAATTTACAAAGTGACATAATTGGTTAGTTTCACACcaacaacataataataaaaattcctaattattttttagtgatACTTTAGTTggtacaaattttactacatttcaattttaaatttatatatatatctaaaagctggagagtaaaGTTTAATGTTGTTGCATTTTGTTGAGCCATATCAACACCACATCATCAACATATTTTCAgtgtttttttctctcctttttaattatttttttccttattaattTGCCACTTTACAATTACACATTTTCCAACATTGACttacttttaccttttaatCCCCCCCACTATTTTATACCTTAACCTTACAATTTCTCCATCctttcatcttccttttattttgactattcttCTCCCCATTTCTtttaccataaatttttttttattttctcttccattcaatccatattttgcTCACACAAGAAGGagaatactctctctctctctctctctctctcctctttctgtggatatttaattctttagattgatgaatttttatatttaactcTACTTTAAGTTCATAtgatttggttatattttaattttttttatctttttattttattttctttgttggttACATGTTATCCTATGAAATTACAGAATGATTTAATGTTATTCTATTGCATAACATAACTTgaataatttggtgtttataattatatattttcttttgaatattcttctactcatcttcttttatataattttgttttttgtctcaCATTCTCTTCCAAAGAAGGtgattgctctctctctctctctctctctctctctctctctctctctctctctctctcacattaaTTATTTCTTGCAACTCTGTTTTAGAtagatgatttttgtttttttttttgtttttagtgtcTCTACTTTTGGATGATATACTTTGGTGGtgtgttttttgagttatttattATATGTACTCTCTATTCCTTGTATAGTTTtggtttgagttaatttttagatattttagaagtaagatgattatgtatttgaatgtctctataaattatttgagtaatatcaattgtaaatttgtgatGAGGTTTAATTTTCATGATAATCTTcttaagagaatgaaaattcgagtaattaattttggaacttaaaaattttagctgtagaaaaaaaaaatcataacacactatacaaaattttgaataatatagatcacttgaaaaaagaattgtatttctatcttttatctcaaaaaaaataatggaataaTATATGTAGCGACTAGAAAAGTGGCCCAAGCTCACTTAGTTAGAACAGTGGAACCCAATACTTTAAGcgcaatacaataaatttgtaagagaTGGGTTCGTTTAGTCAATTGCAATGCCAAGTAATTGCAAGCTGGAGGACAATAGGACTAACACAATTAATATGAATGAAAGAGATGCAAATTCAGCCTAAATTATTCCTTGGGCAAGTCCGAGGAGAGGTTGTTCATTAACAGTCAAAGTTGATTCTTTTACAGtcaattttagttttctctctcaCTTCGTTTGTAGAATGTTCATCCCTTTTTCTAGACGTGTTCCTTTCCTTATATAGCCTTTCCCATTACATCTCAGCCCTCCATCTGTACATCTTAGGGGGATAATTTAGATGTTTGTTCCATCAAGACCCTTCTAGAGGTGGTAAAAAGAGTTGTGAGCTATTGAGTCACTATTCAGGTGTCTTTTTCTCATAAATGCGACTAGCTCAGTTGGTGCAAAGTATTGAATGCGGAGGTGATGGTCACCTTCCTAGATATTTCCCTTTTCTGTTACTTGCACGACTTTAACCTCTTCCATAGTGCTTCACTCTTTGGTGCAAGGAGCTAAGTACGGCTCTTCCGAGGTGCATTTACTCCTCAGGCTCTTCGGACAATGGGCCTGTTGGCCTCTTCTTCTCGAACCtctttttctaaatttagtCTGGTTCTGAGTGGTCTTGATGTCTTCCTTCCTCGATCCTAGCCCATGTGCCTGACTTGGGTTGACACATGAATGGGCCTTCGTTCACCCCCGGGCAGGGCCCATGGACCTTAAATGTCCTCAAATCACTTGCCCCCACAATATCAATCAAATGCACCTAagtttttccccaaaaaaaaaaaaaaaaa is a genomic window of Quercus lobata isolate SW786 chromosome 2, ValleyOak3.0 Primary Assembly, whole genome shotgun sequence containing:
- the LOC115976845 gene encoding homeobox-leucine zipper protein HAT7-like, giving the protein MAFPSSHGFMFQTHEDQDHLPSSNTFPSCPPQHYHGAVPFLMKRSMSFSGVDNNKCEEVVHGDDELSDDGSQLGEKKKRLNLEQVKALEKSFEIGNKLEPERKMQLAKALGLQPRQIAIWFQNRRARWKTKQLEKDYEVLKKQFEALKADNDSLQSQNKKLTAELLALKNRDKNEVGVKCIKKEAEGSWSNGSENSCDINLDISRTPVMNSPVSSQLSSHHLFPSSLRPTSMTQLLQGSSRPDLQSLKIDHMAQDESFCNMFTGIEEQHNFWPWP